A genomic window from Gossypium hirsutum isolate 1008001.06 chromosome D10, Gossypium_hirsutum_v2.1, whole genome shotgun sequence includes:
- the LOC107934375 gene encoding probable LRR receptor-like serine/threonine-protein kinase At3g47570, with product MDPSINHFQASTSFFLMILLSFFNLQGLNLLCLATASPLVRGNDTDQQALLQLKAKITGDQLNIMESWNSSIHFCQWIGVTCGRKHPRVTKLKLRVLKLSGSLSPYIGNLSFLRELDLAGNSFYNQIPREIGALRRLGALDLSNNSINGEIPSNLSACSKLILVDMSNNQLTGEIPSLLGLLSNLKNLVFFNNSLRGNIPPSLGNLSSLEKLGLTYNALSGIIPEALGELRNLRFFGCAGNAISGIIPVTMFNLSNIRDFDIGINKIRGTLHSDLEINMPHVEFFSVWGNHISGQIPNSLFNATYLEFLQLDKNRFTGNVPSLEKLDKLFNLALGGNHLGQRREGDLNFLCTLVNNTKLGFVNVAENNFGGEFPECISNFSSNLRGLGMGGNNIWGRIPDRIGNLINLEVISVSINQLSGPIPFNIGSLQKLKQFSADNNGLSGTIPHSIGNLIALTELDLSSNNLQGSIPLGLGNCKNLILMDLSYNNLSGPIPSEILGLSSLSIVLSLSSNSLTGELAVEVEKLKNLGTLGVSHNRLSGLLPKNLGSCVSLEKLFLEGNLFEGPIPSSLSSLRGLEALDLSDNNLSSGIPEFLERFGALTYLNLSFNDFEGVIPSEGVFKNASATFIEGNSKLCGGIPELHLSRCNSKTSANTSLKLKIAIIVVISGVTLVFSIFLIIWFRKKKEQKPTTTLVENSLLQLSYQSILRATNGFSPQNLVGSGSFGSVYKGIIEANGAVIAVKVFNLLNHRASRSFLVECEALKNIRHRNLVKVLTAISSIDYKGNDFKALVYEFMENGSLEDWLHPSVGMNKPETMRNLNFFQRFNVAIDVANALEYLHHRCETPIIHCDLKPSNVLLDGEMVGHISDFGLAKILSGDKPNFSTNESSSVGLRGTIGYAPPEYGMGSELSRNGDVYSYGILLLEMLTGKRPTNERFTEGLSLHNFVKTALPDRVVEIIDPILLQESVRGGIVADITLNENNLGNDIHLQCLNSIFEIGLTCSTESPSERMDMSNVITKLCSIREKFLRPTRLRRGV from the exons ATGGATCCATCAATAAACCATTTTCAAGCGTCCACCTCTTTTTTCCTTATGATTCTTCTCTCATTCTTCAACTTGCAGGGTCTTAACTTGCTTTGTTTAGCAACAGCAAGCCCTCTAGTTAGAGGAAATGACACTGATCAACAAGCTTTACTCCAGTTGAAAGCCAAGATAACTGGTGATCAACTCAACATTATGGAGTCCTGGAATAGCTCCATTCACTTCTGCCAATGGATCGGTGTTACATGCGGTCGCAAGCATCCAAGAGTCACCAAGTTGAAACTTCGAGTCCTCAAACTCTCTGGATCATTGTCACCCTACATTGGAAACTTGAGCTTCCTCAGGGAGTTGGATCTTGCGGGCAACAGCTTCTACAACCAAATTCCTCGAGAAATCGGTGCTTTAAGAAGACTGGGAGCATTAGACCTCTCCAACAACTCCATCAATGGTGAAATTCCTTCTAATTTATCTGCTTGTTCTAAGCTTATATTAGTTGATATGTCGAACAACCAGCTAACGGGAGAAATACCTTCTTTGCTGGGTCTCTTGTCAAACCTGAAAAACTTGGTTTTTTTTAACAACAGTTTGAGAGGGAATATCCCACCTTCACTGGGGAACTTGTCATCCCTGGAGAAACTTGGTTTGACGTATAATGCATTAAGTGGGATTATACCTGAAGCTCTTGGAGAACTGAGAAATCTCCGGTTTTTTGGCTGTGCCGGAAATGCAATCTCTGGTATTATTCCTGTCACAATGTTCAATCTGTCTAATATTAGAGACTTTGATATTGGTATAAACAAGATTCGAGGCACTCTTCATTCTGATTTAGAAATCAATATGCCTCATGTTGAGTTCTTTTCTGTATGGGGAAACCATATCTCTGGACAAATTCCAAATTCATTATTCAATGCCACATATCTTGAATTTCTTCAACTTGATAAAAACAGATTCACTGGAAATGTTCCTTCATTAGAAAAGCTAGATAAACTGTTTAACCTTGCACTAGGAGGAAACCATTTGGGACAACGAAGAGAAGGTGATTTGAACTTTCTTTGCACTTTAGTCAACAATACCAAACTAGGATTTGTAAATGTCGCCGAAAATAATTTTGGAGGGGAATTTCCTGAATGCATTAGCAATTTTTCTAGCAACCTTCGGGGTTTAGGAATGGGTGGGAACAACATTTGGGGAAGAATCCCGGATAGGATAGGAAATCTCATCAATTTGGAGGTGATTTCGGTCTCAATAAATCAACTATCAGGTCCCATTCCCTTTAATATTGGGAGCCTTCAAAAGCTAAAACAATTTTCCGCTGACAATAATGGTCTCTCTGGGACTATTCCCCACTCCATTGGAAATTTAATAGCGTTAACCGAACTTGATTTAAGTTCTAACAATCTTCAGGGCAGCATTCCTTTAGGTCTAGGTAATTGCAAAAATTTGATTCTAATGGATCTTTCTTATAATAATCTTAGTGGACCAATACCCTCCGAAATACTAGGACTATCATCCTTGTCCATTGTACTAAGCTTATCGTCAAACTCTTTGACTGGTGAGCTTGCTGTTGAAGTAGAAAAACTGAAAAATCTAGGTACATTGGGTGTTTCTCACAACAGGTTATCTGGTTTGCTTCCAAAAAACCTAGGTAGTTGTGTAAGTCTAGAGAAGTTGTTCTTGGAAGGCAATTTGTTTGAAGGACCCATTCCATCATCTTTGAGTTCATTGAGAGGTCTTGAGGCATTGGACTTATCTGACAATAATCTTTCCAGTGGGATTCCGGAATTTCTTGAGCGATTTGGGGCATTAACGTACCTAAATCTCTCTTTCAATGATTTTGAAGGAGTAATACCAAGTGAAGGAGTATTTAAGAATGCAAGTGCTACATTTATTGAGGGAAATAGTAAGCTTTGTGGAGGCATCCCTGAGTTACACTTGTCAAGGTGCAACTCCAAAACATCAGCAAACACTTCCCTTAAATTGAAGATAGCAATAATTGTTGTGATTTCAGGAGTGACTTTAGTATTCTCTATTTTCCTCATCATTTGGTTTAGAAAGAAAAAGGAGCAGAAGCCAACGACCACTCTTGTAGAAAATTCTCTTTTACAGTTATCATACCAAAGCATCCTAAGGGCTACTAACGGATTCTCCCCTCAGAATTTAGTTGGTTCGGGAAGTTTCGGATCTGTATACAAGGGAATTATTGAAGCGAATGGGGCAGTTATTGCAGTAAAGGTGTTTAATCTTCTAAATCATAGAGCTTCCAGGAGTTTCTTGGTTGAATGCGAGGCTTTGAAGAACATTCGTCATCGTAATCTTGTCAAGGTATTAACAGCCATTTCCAGTATTGATTATAAAGGCAATGATTTTAAAGCCTTGGTGTATGAGTTCATGGAAAATGGAAGCTTGGAAGATTGGCTACATCCATCTGTTGGCATGAATAAACCAGAGACGATGAGAAACCTAAACTTCTTTCAAAGATTTAATGTGGCCATAGATGTTGCTAATGCACTCGAATATCTGCACCATCGTTGTGAGACGCCGATCATTCATTGTGACCTCAAGCCAAGCAATGTTTTACTCGATGGGGAAATGGTTGGTCATATAAGTGACTTCGGCTTAGCAAAAATCCTTTCTGGAGATAAGCCTAACTTTTCTACTAATGAATCAAGCTCCGTTGGATTAAGAGGAACTATCGGCTATGCTCCACCTG AATATGGCATGGGAAGTGAGTTATCAAGAAATGGCGATGTGTATAGCTATGGCATCCTCTTGTTAGAGATGTTAACAGGGAAAAGGCCAACGAATGAAAGGTTTACAGAAGGTTTAAGTCTTCACAACTTTGTCAAAACAGCTTTGCCCGATCGAGTGGTTGAGATTATAGATCCCATTCTTCTTCAAGAAAGTGTCAGAGGAGGAATAGTTGCGGACATCACTCTTAATGAAAACAACTTAGGAAATGACATACATCTTCAGTGCTTGAATTCAATATTCGAAATAGGACTCACTTGTTCTACCGAATCACCGAGTGAGAGGATGGACATGAGTAATGTTATTACCAAGCTTTGTTCGATTAGAGAGAAGTTTCTTCGTCCAACTCGGTTACGTCGTGGTGTTTGA